Within the Paraburkholderia flagellata genome, the region GCGTTGGTCGCCGCCTGGATCGCCCCGCGCGCGTTGATGCGTCCAATCACGTCGTCCTTTTCCACGGGCTGACCTTCGGCGATATAGATATCCACGAGTTCGCCGTCCACCGGCGCGTAGATGCGGCGCACTTCGGACTCCGGAGCAAGTGCCCCCTGCGCGCTGACGATCACGTCGGCACGCCCGACGAACGACCATAAGAACCCGCACACCACGAGCGCGACCATCGTGATGACCGTGGCCTCGATGAGACGCCATGGGCGCGCGGTGAGGATCGCGACACCCTCCTCGCTGTGGTCGCCCAACGCCTCGCCGAGCGGCCGTGGCGGCTCGGGCGCCCCATGCACGCCATGCATGCCGAACGTCTTTCGCAGGCGCTCAATGAGCGGGGACGGATTCACCGTGCCCTCCCGCTAGCGCAAGCTTTTCGAGCGCGCCCGCATGGGCTGCGAACGGCGGCGTGGCGAAGTGAGCGGCGGCCAGGCGCTCGCGCACGGCCTGCACATGGCCCGCATGCGCCTCGCTGTCGATCTGCTGATACTCGTCGACATCCGCGCGCACGGCGTCGAGCCCGGCGAGGCGCGGATAGCGCTGCGCGTAGTCGCTCAGCATCGCGGTGAGCGCGTCGAAGCGGTCGCTCGCGAGCGCGCTGTCGACGGCCTGCTGGATGCGATCGAGCGCAGCCACATAGACCGAGTCGTCGCTCTGGAGCTTGCGCAAGAGGCTGAGCGAATCCGCGTACACGGCGGCAAACGCCGGCACATACGCCGAGATGCGGTCGAATGCACGCTGATGCTCGCCGGGGTCGTCGTTCCAGCGGCTCGTCAACGCGTGGATCGGAGCTTCGTCGCGATAGATGCGAATCGGCGCTTGCGGACCGCCTCGCCCCTGCACGAACGATTGCAGCGCGCCGATCCAGCCGATGTTTTCCACGAGTGGCGCGGCGTCCGGATTGTGGCGCGCGAGCGTGCGCATGTCTTCCACGATGGCACGCGCGCGATCGAACGCACGCGCGTTGATCGCGGCAACCCAGTCGGGCACGTTCGCCTTGATGAGCGCTTCTGTCCCCATCGCGCGCCACGTGCTGTCGTTCGGGTGGCGCGCGAGATATTGATCGGCCATCTGCGCCGCGTTTTCGAACTGGCCGGTAGTAAGCAACGCCTGCATGTCGCGCTGTGGCGCGCCCTGGAAATACGTGAGGGCAACGAGCGCGAAGATCACGGCAATCCCGCCGCCGCCCCACCGCACGAACGCGCTCATGTTGATCTTGCCGCTGCCGCCTAGCGCTTCGTTCAGCTCACTCAGGAAGACCTCGATTCTGTTGCGCCGTCGTCTCGTGTCATGGCCGGGTTCTGGCGCTTGTTGAGGCGCATCGGGATTGATCTCGTCGTCCTGTGCGGGCGCGGGAGGTGTGCAGAAAATGTCGAGAAACGAGTGTGCGCTGCCAATAAAGGTCGTGCGGTCGGCGTCTTCCGCGAGCACCGAGGCGAGGCGCTCGCGCGTCGCCGTCACGGTGGCATCGCTTCCACTCGTGCTTTCGAGGCCAACGCGGTAGACGAAGTGCTCGCCGCCAAATGCGATGCGCTGGCCGTCCTGGAGCCTGACCGCGTGATCGTCGAGCCGCTGCCCGTCGAGGAACGTGCCGTTGGTGCTCCCAAGGTCTTCGACATACATCGCGTCGTCTTCTGCATAGATGTGCGCGTGGCGTCGCGACAAATAATTCACCTGATGCGGAAACGCGTCGTGATACTGCGAGAACGTCTCGTCGGCCTTGCTGACCAGGAACGGAAAACTCGTAACAACGATCTGCTGCAAGCCGAGATCGGCGCGCTCGGGCGTAAGCGTCACCACGGTTGCCCGCGCGGCCGCGCGCGGCGCACGCGGCGCGAAGCTCACGCGAAACGCGAGCGCGCCGGCAAAACTCAGTTCGTCGCCGTCGTTGAGCACGTGGGGCTTCTGGGTCACTTCGATGCCGTTGACCGCCGTGCCGTTCTTGCTGCCCAGGTCGGCCACGTAGGCCGACGCGCCCTCCCGGAAGATGCGCGCGTGACGGCGCGAAACATCCACGACGACCTCAGGCTGCGCCGAGGCGAAGGGCGGCTGTGTCCGCCCAACTGCGAACAGATCCTTGTCGATGCGGATCTCGCCCAGCTCCGTATGCGATATCGGCCGCAGCACGATATCGAACGTCCGGTCGAGCGATGTCTGGCTCTCGGCAATGGAAGCGGCGTCAGGCACCATGATTCCGCCAGCGATCAGAAGTTGTCAGCCAGGCCGCGCGTGGCGCAAGCGCCGCGTGCGCACTGACTCTCCTTGAGAAGCCGCGCGCCTTGCACATGGCGATCGGGGTGTTAGAAAAGTGTAGGCGACTGTTGGCTGGAGTCAAACAACTGACGGGCCCTGACGCAACGCGCGCGCTCACTTGACTGGCGCTGCCGACACAGCGGAATTCGAGGCCACATTGGCCACATCGACGTCGGGCCAGCCGCCGCCGATCGCCTTGTAGAGGGTGACAGTGTCGCTCAGGATCAGCTCATGGTTGGACAGAAGCGACTGTTCCGCGGAAGCAAGCGAACGTTCGGACTCCAATACTTCGAGCTGCGATACGAGCCCTTCTTTCAACTGCGCCTCGACCTGCCCCGCGACCGTGCGAAGACGCTCGTTCTGCTGCAGCAGTTCGATGCGCTGCTTTTTATGCGCGTCGAGATTGACGAGCGCGTTCTCGACTTCTTCGAACGCCGTGAACACCACCTGGCGATACTGCTCCTCGGCAACCTTGCTCTCGGCCTCCGTCGTCTTGATGTGGGCGTGTACACCGGGGTCGAACATCGGGAAGTC harbors:
- a CDS encoding FHA domain-containing protein produces the protein MVPDAASIAESQTSLDRTFDIVLRPISHTELGEIRIDKDLFAVGRTQPPFASAQPEVVVDVSRRHARIFREGASAYVADLGSKNGTAVNGIEVTQKPHVLNDGDELSFAGALAFRVSFAPRAPRAAARATVVTLTPERADLGLQQIVVTSFPFLVSKADETFSQYHDAFPHQVNYLSRRHAHIYAEDDAMYVEDLGSTNGTFLDGQRLDDHAVRLQDGQRIAFGGEHFVYRVGLESTSGSDATVTATRERLASVLAEDADRTTFIGSAHSFLDIFCTPPAPAQDDEINPDAPQQAPEPGHDTRRRRNRIEVFLSELNEALGGSGKINMSAFVRWGGGGIAVIFALVALTYFQGAPQRDMQALLTTGQFENAAQMADQYLARHPNDSTWRAMGTEALIKANVPDWVAAINARAFDRARAIVEDMRTLARHNPDAAPLVENIGWIGALQSFVQGRGGPQAPIRIYRDEAPIHALTSRWNDDPGEHQRAFDRISAYVPAFAAVYADSLSLLRKLQSDDSVYVAALDRIQQAVDSALASDRFDALTAMLSDYAQRYPRLAGLDAVRADVDEYQQIDSEAHAGHVQAVRERLAAAHFATPPFAAHAGALEKLALAGGHGESVPAH